A segment of the Armatimonadota bacterium genome:
GTGTGCGCCCCGGCCCGGTCGACTTTCTTGGAAGGCAAATCCACCCGCACGAACACAATCCGCGAGAACAAGGAGTTCGGGGACTTCACGGCCACCGGCACCGAGGGACAGTTCCCTTTAGGTCGCGGCACCAAAACCTTGGCGTGGGCCATGAAAAATGCCGGCTACGCCACCGGCGCAGTTGGGAAGTGGGGGCTTGGCGGCCCAGATTCCACCGGCCAACCCAACAAGCAAGGCTTTGACTACTACTTCGGCTATCTCTGCCAACGCCAAGCTCACAACTATTACCCAGACCACCTTTGGGAGAACGAAGCGAAGTATCCGCTCAACAACCCGACCTTTAATGCCCACCAGCAGTTCCCCAAAAATGCCGACCCGAATGATCCGGCATCCTTTGACCGGTACCGGGGCCAGGTCTATTCCAATGATGTGATGCGGGACAAGGCTTTGGACTTCATCGACAAAAACAAGGGAGGGCCGTTTTTCCTCTATGTGCCTTTCACAATCCCCCACGTCTCGCTGCAGGTGCCCGGGGATTCCGAAACCCCGTATTTGGGAAAGCTCGATGAGAAGCCCTATTTGGGCGACAAAGGCTATCTGCCCAATCAACACCCACTGAGCGCCTATGCGGGGATGATCAGCCGGTTAGACGGCTATGTCGGCCAGATCCTTCAAAAACTCAAATCCGATGGGATCGATGACAACACGCTGGTCATCTTCACATCGGACAACGGTCCGACATGGGTCAGCGGCATCACGCCAGACATTTTCGACAGCACTCACGGGCTGCGGGGACGCAAAGCCCAACTTTGGGAAGGCGGCATCAGGGTGCCGTTCGTCGCCAGGTGGCCGGGCAGGATCTCCCCCGGATCCGTCAGCCACGTGCCCTCGGTCATGTACGACATGTTCCCCACTTTTGCCTCGCTTGCCGGTGCGTCGGTACCTGATGGGATCGAGGGGATTTCGCTCGTTCCCGCCCTTACCGGGCAAGGGGAAACCGCCAAGCGGGATTACATCTATTGGGAGTTCTTTCCCCACGATTGGGGCCAAGCGGTGCGCATCGGCAACCTCAAGGCCATCCGGTTCCTCAACCCCAAAAGCAAAGATGCCGGCCACATGTTCGTCTACGACCTG
Coding sequences within it:
- a CDS encoding arylsulfatase encodes the protein MLAVAACLAAIAPKPNIIYILADDLGYGELGCYGQKVIQTPNIDQMAREGMKFTDHYSGSPVCAPARSTFLEGKSTRTNTIRENKEFGDFTATGTEGQFPLGRGTKTLAWAMKNAGYATGAVGKWGLGGPDSTGQPNKQGFDYYFGYLCQRQAHNYYPDHLWENEAKYPLNNPTFNAHQQFPKNADPNDPASFDRYRGQVYSNDVMRDKALDFIDKNKGGPFFLYVPFTIPHVSLQVPGDSETPYLGKLDEKPYLGDKGYLPNQHPLSAYAGMISRLDGYVGQILQKLKSDGIDDNTLVIFTSDNGPTWVSGITPDIFDSTHGLRGRKAQLWEGGIRVPFVARWPGRISPGSVSHVPSVMYDMFPTFASLAGASVPDGIEGISLVPALTGQGETAKRDYIYWEFFPHDWGQAVRIGNLKAIRFLNPKSKDAGHMFVYDLARDPGETADVASRHPDFVKRAVSIMASRRDSPYEPWNKPYVSVTTH